One Thiocapsa bogorovii DNA segment encodes these proteins:
- a CDS encoding TldD/PmbA family protein, whose product MNADAFFALSDHLNAELHGSEILFCNLSSESSDFVRLNRNRIRQAGHVRSTTLDLTLIEDSRQVGGGCDLSGDPKEDQARARGLLARLRERLAHVPDDPYLSYSVEPSESDHCGDARLPPIAEAIGELIEAADGMDLVGIWASGDIAEGLASSIGHRHWHASTSFNLDWSCYLEADKAVKSAYSGFGWDPAILRGKLEAMREGLHVMSRPTRILEPGRYRAYLAPSAVGELMGMLAWGGFDLKSHRTHQTPLLKMARGERSFDPRIRIHEEHDRGLAARFTPEGFPMPPRVTLVEGGRFAGCLVDARSGKEYGEPVNAASDGPGSLGLDAGTLDASEVPGQLDTGLWIGNLWYCNWSDPNDCRVTGMTRFGTYWVENGEIVAPVKVMRFDDSLYHLLGDRLENLTRERELLLSAETYDGRSTDSMLLPGVLVSGIELTL is encoded by the coding sequence ATGAACGCCGATGCCTTTTTTGCCTTGAGCGATCATCTGAATGCCGAGCTGCACGGCAGCGAGATCCTCTTTTGCAACCTCTCCAGCGAATCGTCGGACTTCGTGCGACTCAACCGCAACCGGATCCGTCAGGCCGGTCATGTCCGCTCGACCACCTTGGACTTGACCCTGATCGAGGATTCACGACAGGTCGGGGGCGGCTGCGATTTGAGCGGCGATCCGAAGGAGGATCAGGCTCGTGCACGTGGTCTGCTTGCCCGGCTGCGCGAGCGTTTGGCCCACGTGCCGGACGATCCCTACCTCAGCTACTCAGTCGAGCCGTCCGAGAGCGACCATTGCGGCGACGCACGACTCCCGCCAATCGCCGAGGCGATCGGCGAGCTGATCGAGGCTGCAGACGGAATGGACCTGGTCGGAATCTGGGCGAGCGGCGACATTGCCGAGGGGCTCGCTAGCTCGATCGGGCATCGCCACTGGCATGCGAGCACCAGTTTCAACCTGGACTGGAGCTGTTATCTGGAGGCGGACAAGGCGGTCAAATCCGCTTACAGCGGGTTCGGCTGGGATCCGGCGATCCTGCGCGGCAAGCTCGAGGCGATGCGCGAGGGGCTGCACGTCATGTCCCGCCCGACACGTATCCTGGAGCCCGGGCGTTACCGGGCCTATCTTGCTCCGAGCGCCGTCGGCGAGCTGATGGGCATGCTCGCGTGGGGCGGTTTCGATCTCAAGAGCCACCGTACTCATCAGACGCCGCTGCTCAAGATGGCACGCGGCGAGCGCAGCTTCGACCCGCGCATCAGGATCCACGAAGAGCACGATCGCGGCCTCGCGGCCCGCTTCACGCCCGAGGGCTTCCCGATGCCGCCGCGGGTGACTCTGGTCGAAGGCGGTCGTTTCGCGGGATGCCTGGTCGACGCACGCTCCGGCAAGGAATACGGCGAGCCGGTCAACGCCGCGAGCGATGGGCCCGGATCGCTCGGGCTGGATGCCGGCACCTTGGACGCATCCGAGGTCCCGGGTCAGCTCGATACAGGTTTGTGGATCGGCAACCTCTGGTACTGCAATTGGTCGGATCCCAACGACTGCCGCGTCACCGGCATGACCCGCTTCGGCACCTACTGGGTCGAAAACGGCGAGATCGTGGCGCCCGTGAAGGTCATGCGCTTCGACGACAGCCTCTATCACCTGCTGGGCGATCGCCTCGAGAACCTGACACGCGAGCGCGAGCTACTGCTCTCAGCCGAGACCTACGACGGGCGCTCCACAGACAGCATGCTGCTTCCCGGTGTGCTGGTGTCCGGGATCGAGTTGACGCTGTGA